A single region of the Ziziphus jujuba cultivar Dongzao chromosome 10, ASM3175591v1 genome encodes:
- the LOC107412490 gene encoding uncharacterized protein LOC107412490 isoform X2, which translates to MENLREDLLVEILVRTSEKDLVRCKCVCKLWHRIISKEANLLLRRFWPNSPISGIYFRTLLLPKRSQFTRPCCSRSERLSYIDFLIQFSDVTDINFVSLAPETEPERIQPSWILIDYCNGLELLFDSSFWQYVVFNPTTKQQSYIPKAFEHSKKFHFLVALAFDPIESLHYRVVRMSDAKPIGKYEQIGPNASLVLDVFSSETGHWVRHRLQLGTIFTRNSVLFWRHFTYIRGVLYWMVSSSNILCIDFNNLAKTPTRLLHVPYREKAVLSRVNNSESEVNSADMCKIGCLGVSMNHLYHCRRISKLGAFCVWFYVDDGNSNGPGEWVLKFSVSYRYLQDIIFDYLSLRRKIWIEPIAVSPTADVLFIGTKDWILSYHFESKKLQLVYGGAPNRGVDCYFFPLSMLRKCTCLVQFYKLGEGTAVSTPLTMASDSGEILSLDAHDLHDDK; encoded by the exons ATGGAGAATTTGAGGGAGGATTTGTTGGTGGAGATATTGGTTAGAACATCGGAGAAAGATTTGGTGAGATGTAAGTGCGTGTGCAAGTTATGGCACCGCATAATTTCAAAAGAAGCAAATTTGTTGCTGAGGAGGTTTTGGCCTAATTCCCCCATTTCTGGTATCTACTTCCGGACTCTGTTGCTGCCCAAACGTTCTCAATTCACCCGACCATGTTGTAGTCGTTCTGAAAGACTGTCATACATTGATTTTCTTATTCAGTTTTCCGATGTCACCGATATCAATTTCGTATCTTTGGCTCCTGAAACAGAGCCAGAGCGAATTCAGCCGTCTTGGATTCTCATCGACTACTGCAATGGCTTAGAGCTTCTGTTCGACTCAAGCTTTTGGCAATACGTTGTTTTCAATCCCACCACAAAACAACAATCCTACATTCCTAAAGCATTTGAACACTCCAAAAAGTTTCACTTTTTGGTAGCTTTAGCTTTTGATCCTATAGAATCCCTTCATTACAGAGTCGTTCGGATGAGTGATGCCAAGCCCATAGGCAAATATGAACAAATTGGTCCCAATGCCTCACTTGTTCTAGACGTGTTTTCTTCTGAAACTGGACACTGGGTTCGACATCGTCTTCAACTGGGTACCATTTTCACACGTAATTCCGTGTTGTTTTGGAGGCATTTCACTTACATCCGTGGAGTGTTGTATTGGATGGTAAGCTCATCCAATATTTTGTGCATTGACTTTAATAATCTTGCCAAAACGCCTACCCGTCTCCTTCACGTCCCTTATCGGGAGAAAGCTGTATTATCTCGTGTGAATAATTCAGAGTCAGAGGTTAACTCCGCTGATATGTGTAAAATTGGATGTCTTGGGGTGTCAATGAACCACCTTTATCATTGTAGACGTATAAGTAAGTTGGGTGCTTTCTGTGTTTGGTTTTATGTTGATGATGGCAATAGCAATGGCCCTGGCGAATGGGTTCTCAAATTTAGTGTTTCCTACCGTTATCTGCAAGACATTATTTTCGATTATCTTTCACTTCGCCGTAAAATATGGATTGAACCCATTGCTGTTAGCCCAACTGCTGATGTCTTGTTCATTGGAACTAAAGACTGGATCTTAAGCTATcattttgaaagcaaaaaactTCAATTGGTGTATGGCGGAGCACCTAATAGAGGTGTTGATTGCTATTTCTTCCCTCTCTCTATGTTGCGCAAGTGCACTTGCCTAGTACAATTTTATAAGTTGGGCGAGGGGACTGCTGTATCTACTCCACT AACAATGGCTTCTGATAGTGGGGAGATTTTAAGTCTGGATGCACATGATTTACATGATGATAAATAG
- the LOC107412490 gene encoding uncharacterized protein LOC107412490 isoform X1, whose translation MENLREDLLVEILVRTSEKDLVRCKCVCKLWHRIISKEANLLLRRFWPNSPISGIYFRTLLLPKRSQFTRPCCSRSERLSYIDFLIQFSDVTDINFVSLAPETEPERIQPSWILIDYCNGLELLFDSSFWQYVVFNPTTKQQSYIPKAFEHSKKFHFLVALAFDPIESLHYRVVRMSDAKPIGKYEQIGPNASLVLDVFSSETGHWVRHRLQLGTIFTRNSVLFWRHFTYIRGVLYWMVSSSNILCIDFNNLAKTPTRLLHVPYREKAVLSRVNNSESEVNSADMCKIGCLGVSMNHLYHCRRISKLGAFCVWFYVDDGNSNGPGEWVLKFSVSYRYLQDIIFDYLSLRRKIWIEPIAVSPTADVLFIGTKDWILSYHFESKKLQLVYGGAPNRGVDCYFFPLSMLRKCTCLVQFYKLGEGTAVSTPLNLVVLKDYFALLTKLWLGKFAIAVVLRGQNIGA comes from the exons ATGGAGAATTTGAGGGAGGATTTGTTGGTGGAGATATTGGTTAGAACATCGGAGAAAGATTTGGTGAGATGTAAGTGCGTGTGCAAGTTATGGCACCGCATAATTTCAAAAGAAGCAAATTTGTTGCTGAGGAGGTTTTGGCCTAATTCCCCCATTTCTGGTATCTACTTCCGGACTCTGTTGCTGCCCAAACGTTCTCAATTCACCCGACCATGTTGTAGTCGTTCTGAAAGACTGTCATACATTGATTTTCTTATTCAGTTTTCCGATGTCACCGATATCAATTTCGTATCTTTGGCTCCTGAAACAGAGCCAGAGCGAATTCAGCCGTCTTGGATTCTCATCGACTACTGCAATGGCTTAGAGCTTCTGTTCGACTCAAGCTTTTGGCAATACGTTGTTTTCAATCCCACCACAAAACAACAATCCTACATTCCTAAAGCATTTGAACACTCCAAAAAGTTTCACTTTTTGGTAGCTTTAGCTTTTGATCCTATAGAATCCCTTCATTACAGAGTCGTTCGGATGAGTGATGCCAAGCCCATAGGCAAATATGAACAAATTGGTCCCAATGCCTCACTTGTTCTAGACGTGTTTTCTTCTGAAACTGGACACTGGGTTCGACATCGTCTTCAACTGGGTACCATTTTCACACGTAATTCCGTGTTGTTTTGGAGGCATTTCACTTACATCCGTGGAGTGTTGTATTGGATGGTAAGCTCATCCAATATTTTGTGCATTGACTTTAATAATCTTGCCAAAACGCCTACCCGTCTCCTTCACGTCCCTTATCGGGAGAAAGCTGTATTATCTCGTGTGAATAATTCAGAGTCAGAGGTTAACTCCGCTGATATGTGTAAAATTGGATGTCTTGGGGTGTCAATGAACCACCTTTATCATTGTAGACGTATAAGTAAGTTGGGTGCTTTCTGTGTTTGGTTTTATGTTGATGATGGCAATAGCAATGGCCCTGGCGAATGGGTTCTCAAATTTAGTGTTTCCTACCGTTATCTGCAAGACATTATTTTCGATTATCTTTCACTTCGCCGTAAAATATGGATTGAACCCATTGCTGTTAGCCCAACTGCTGATGTCTTGTTCATTGGAACTAAAGACTGGATCTTAAGCTATcattttgaaagcaaaaaactTCAATTGGTGTATGGCGGAGCACCTAATAGAGGTGTTGATTGCTATTTCTTCCCTCTCTCTATGTTGCGCAAGTGCACTTGCCTAGTACAATTTTATAAGTTGGGCGAGGGGACTGCTGTATCTACTCCACT GAATCTAGTTGTGCTGAAAGATTATTTCGCTCTTTTAACTAAGCTTTGGTTGGGGAAGTTTGCTATTGCTGTGGTGTTAAGAGGCCAAAATATAGGTGCCTAG